The following are from one region of the Chromobacterium phragmitis genome:
- a CDS encoding peptide ABC transporter ATP-binding protein, with translation MAKVLQAGDLTRYYDVAQGLFKPKAQVKALAGVSFELEAGRTLAVVGESGCGKSTLARQLTLIEQPTSGSLILDGQDAAKAGGAELKAMRRKVQMVFQNPYGSLNPRQKIGDQLSEPLLINTDLSAKAREEKVRSMMSRVGLRPEHYFRYPHMFSGGQRQRIAIARAMMLNPKIVVADEPTSALDVSIQAQVLNLFMDLQEEFNTAYVFISHNLAVVEHVANDLMVMYLGRAVEVGDKNRVYERPLHPYTQALLSATPSIHPEDRRIKIKIEGELPSPLNPPSGCAFHKRCPHANERCKAEVPQLRELDSRMVACHRAEEING, from the coding sequence ATGGCTAAGGTTTTGCAGGCGGGAGATCTGACCCGTTATTACGATGTGGCCCAGGGCCTGTTCAAGCCCAAGGCGCAGGTGAAGGCGCTGGCCGGCGTGTCGTTCGAGCTGGAGGCCGGCCGCACGCTGGCGGTGGTGGGCGAATCCGGCTGCGGCAAGAGCACGCTGGCGCGCCAGCTGACCCTGATCGAGCAGCCGACGTCCGGTTCGCTGATTCTGGACGGCCAGGACGCGGCCAAGGCCGGCGGCGCCGAGCTGAAGGCGATGCGGCGCAAGGTGCAGATGGTGTTCCAGAATCCCTATGGTTCCTTGAACCCGCGCCAGAAGATAGGCGATCAGCTGTCCGAGCCGCTGCTGATCAACACCGATCTGTCCGCCAAGGCGCGCGAGGAGAAGGTGAGGAGCATGATGTCCCGCGTCGGCCTGCGGCCGGAGCATTACTTCCGCTACCCGCACATGTTCTCCGGCGGCCAGCGCCAGCGCATCGCCATCGCCCGCGCGATGATGCTGAACCCCAAGATCGTGGTGGCGGACGAGCCGACCTCGGCGCTCGACGTGTCCATCCAGGCGCAGGTGCTGAACCTGTTCATGGATCTGCAGGAGGAGTTCAACACAGCCTATGTGTTCATCTCGCACAATCTGGCGGTGGTGGAGCACGTGGCCAACGACCTGATGGTGATGTATCTGGGCCGCGCGGTGGAGGTGGGCGACAAGAACCGGGTGTATGAGCGCCCGCTGCACCCTTATACCCAGGCTTTGCTGTCGGCGACGCCGTCCATCCATCCGGAAGACCGCCGCATCAAGATCAAGATCGAGGGCGAGCTGCCCAGTCCGCTGAATCCGCCGTCCGGCTGCGCTTTCCACAAGCGCTGTCCGCACGCCAATGAGCGCTGCAAGGCGGAAGTGCCGCAGCTGCGCGAGCTGGACAGCCGCATGGTGGCTTGCCATCGGGCGGAGGAGATCAACGGCTGA
- a CDS encoding VOC family protein yields the protein MHVYPYLNFNHGRAEEALNFYREALGGDVAVLMRYADAPKDMPSMGGIDPDWIMHARLTFGANALMISDTDRPAAPSQQISLSINLDGDTAEAERIFAALSVGGQVTVPLHKTFWGALFGCFSDKFGVSWMINCQL from the coding sequence ATGCATGTGTATCCGTATCTGAACTTCAACCACGGCCGCGCCGAAGAGGCGCTGAACTTCTACCGCGAGGCTTTGGGCGGCGATGTCGCGGTGCTGATGCGCTACGCCGACGCGCCCAAGGATATGCCGTCGATGGGGGGCATCGATCCCGACTGGATCATGCACGCGCGGCTGACGTTCGGCGCCAACGCGCTGATGATCTCCGATACCGACAGGCCTGCCGCGCCAAGCCAGCAGATATCCTTGTCGATCAATCTGGATGGCGATACCGCCGAGGCGGAGAGGATTTTCGCCGCCTTGAGTGTGGGCGGCCAGGTGACGGTGCCGTTGCACAAGACATTCTGGGGCGCGCTTTTTGGCTGTTTTAGTGATAAATTCGGCGTCAGCTGGATGATT